One stretch of Campylobacter sp. CCS1377 DNA includes these proteins:
- a CDS encoding ATP-binding protein → MINLSKKLIRQVAQANAKFNLIKDGDKVLLGLSGGKDSLALAHLLKRMQAHAPFKFELEATTLSYGMGEDYSALHAHCEEHGIKHSIIDSNIYEVSGDTIRENSSFCSYFSRMRRGALYTYALEKGFNKLAIAHHLDDAVESFFMNFIHNGALRTLAPIYKSKRGITVIRPLIFVRERQLRDNATQNELSVIGNEFCPGMKLSEKNVKFPHAREEAKQLLANLEKEHPKLFTSLKTAFSNLHTESFWLNNN, encoded by the coding sequence ATGATAAATCTTAGTAAGAAATTAATACGCCAAGTCGCACAGGCTAATGCGAAATTTAATCTTATAAAAGACGGAGATAAAGTCCTTTTAGGGCTTAGCGGTGGAAAAGATTCTTTAGCTTTGGCTCATCTTTTAAAAAGAATGCAAGCTCATGCTCCTTTTAAATTTGAGCTTGAAGCAACAACTTTGAGCTATGGTATGGGCGAGGATTATTCAGCACTTCATGCACATTGTGAAGAACATGGTATTAAGCATAGTATAATTGATTCTAATATTTATGAAGTTTCAGGCGATACGATAAGAGAAAATTCGAGTTTTTGTAGTTATTTTTCAAGAATGCGTCGCGGAGCTTTATACACTTATGCACTTGAAAAAGGTTTTAATAAACTAGCTATTGCACATCATTTAGACGATGCAGTGGAAAGTTTTTTTATGAATTTTATCCACAATGGAGCTTTAAGAACTCTAGCGCCTATATATAAAAGTAAACGCGGTATTACAGTGATCCGTCCTTTGATTTTTGTGCGTGAAAGACAGCTTAGAGATAATGCCACGCAAAATGAGCTTAGCGTAATAGGAAATGAATTTTGTCCAGGTATGAAATTAAGTGAAAAAAATGTCAAATTTCCACATGCAAGAGAAGAAGCAAAGCAACTTTTAGCTAATTTAGAAAAAGAACATCCTAAACTTTTTACAAGTCTAAAAACCGCTTTCTCAAATTTACACACCGAGAGTTTTTGGCTAAATAATAATTAA
- the pfs gene encoding aminodeoxyfutalosine nucleosidase — protein sequence MKIAILGAMSEEITPLLETLKDYTKLEYANNTYYFANYKNHELILAYSKIGKVNSTLSASVMIEKFGAQVLLFTGVAGAFNPELEIGDLLYATKLVQYDLDITAFGHPLGFVPGNEIFIKTNDKLNNLALEVAKELNIKLRAGIIATGDEFICDEAKKAKIREIFNADACEMEGASVALVCDALKVPCFILRAMSDKAGEKAEFDFDEFVINSAKISANFVLKMCEKL from the coding sequence ATGAAAATAGCGATTTTAGGTGCAATGAGCGAAGAGATTACCCCTTTGCTTGAAACGCTAAAAGATTATACAAAATTAGAATACGCAAATAATACTTATTATTTTGCAAATTATAAAAATCACGAACTTATTCTTGCTTATTCTAAGATAGGCAAGGTAAATTCAACTCTAAGCGCTAGTGTGATGATAGAAAAATTTGGTGCACAAGTTTTACTTTTTACCGGAGTTGCAGGAGCTTTTAATCCAGAGCTTGAAATAGGTGATTTACTTTATGCAACCAAACTAGTACAATACGATCTTGATATTACAGCTTTTGGTCATCCTTTGGGTTTTGTTCCGGGAAATGAAATTTTCATTAAAACAAATGATAAATTAAATAATCTTGCCCTAGAAGTAGCAAAAGAGTTAAATATAAAACTTCGTGCAGGAATTATTGCAACAGGCGATGAATTTATCTGTGATGAAGCCAAAAAAGCAAAAATTAGAGAAATTTTTAATGCTGATGCTTGTGAAATGGAAGGTGCTAGTGTAGCTTTAGTGTGTGACGCTTTAAAGGTGCCCTGTTTTATTTTAAGAGCGATGAGTGATAAGGCTGGAGAAAAGGCTGAATTTGATTTTGATGAATTCGTGATTAATTCTGCTAAAATTTCAGCGAATTTTGTACTTAAGATGTGTGAGAAATTATGA
- a CDS encoding cysteine hydrolase family protein, producing MKKAFVVIDYQNDFIDGSLGFEKALEIKENIINELSKLDFNTTHLLFTYDTHDENYLKSKEGINLPIKHCIKESFGWQMPEVFEPFLQKAHKIFYKNTFGSLEFANFIAKSEYEEIHFAGLVSHICVFCNIILAFSAKPNARLVLHQNLSASFDENLEKSAFDLLKAYGVELV from the coding sequence ATGAAAAAAGCGTTTGTTGTGATAGATTATCAAAATGATTTTATTGATGGAAGTTTGGGTTTTGAAAAAGCTTTAGAAATTAAAGAAAATATCATTAATGAGCTTAGCAAACTCGATTTTAATACCACGCATTTGCTTTTTACCTATGATACACACGATGAAAATTATTTAAAGAGCAAAGAGGGCATAAATTTGCCTATCAAACACTGCATAAAAGAAAGTTTTGGTTGGCAAATGCCAGAAGTTTTTGAACCTTTTTTGCAAAAAGCACATAAAATTTTTTATAAAAATACTTTTGGAAGTTTAGAATTTGCAAATTTTATTGCAAAAAGTGAATATGAAGAAATCCATTTTGCTGGACTTGTTTCACATATCTGTGTATTTTGTAACATCATTTTAGCTTTTAGCGCAAAGCCCAATGCAAGGCTTGTGCTCCATCAAAATTTAAGTGCAAGTTTTGATGAAAATTTAGAAAAATCAGCCTTTGATTTATTAAAAGCTTATGGTGTTGAACTAGTGTGA
- a CDS encoding 23S rRNA (pseudouridine(1915)-N(3))-methyltransferase RlmH yields the protein MQINIFSIQKNDKEFDELKHKYIKLLKPYAVVNDTYIYNKHITHAQNLGAKEAKKSYGEALNPYKKGFCIVLDENSKEVNSIEFANLLKDKNEISFFIGGAYGLSKDFIASFDLAISLSRLTLAHKFVKILLLEQIYRGFCINHAHPYHK from the coding sequence TTGCAAATCAATATTTTCTCCATACAAAAAAATGATAAAGAATTTGATGAGCTTAAACATAAATACATCAAACTTTTAAAACCTTATGCTGTTGTAAATGATACTTATATATATAATAAACATATTACGCATGCTCAAAATTTAGGTGCAAAAGAAGCCAAAAAAAGCTATGGAGAAGCTTTAAATCCTTATAAAAAAGGTTTTTGCATAGTATTAGATGAAAATTCCAAAGAAGTGAATAGCATAGAATTTGCAAATTTACTCAAAGATAAAAATGAAATATCATTTTTCATAGGTGGAGCTTATGGCTTAAGTAAAGACTTTATTGCGAGTTTTGATTTGGCTATCTCTTTAAGCCGTCTTACTTTGGCACACAAATTTGTGAAAATTTTATTATTAGAGCAAATTTATCGTGGTTTTTGCATCAATCATGCACACCCATATCATAAATAG
- the accD gene encoding acetyl-CoA carboxylase, carboxyltransferase subunit beta, whose translation MNFADIFSKIRRKQSSPHEAPNHWIKCGSCHSLMYYKEIEACFNVCPKCGFHMRISPKKRIEILSDENTFVEHDVNLQAIDPLKFVDSKSYKKRLSESFEKTGRNSAVISGECLINGLKIQLVVFDFSFMGGSLGSVEGEKIVRAVQRAITDKTPLVIISASGGARMQESTYSLMQMSKTSAALKLLSKEKLPYISILTDPTMGGVSASFAWLGDLIIAEPGALVGFAGARVIKQTIGADLPEGFQRAEFLLEHGLIDGIVARNNHKQYIYDMLKLFSRN comes from the coding sequence ATGAATTTTGCAGACATTTTTTCAAAAATTAGACGAAAGCAATCCAGTCCTCATGAAGCTCCAAATCATTGGATTAAGTGCGGAAGTTGCCATTCTTTAATGTATTATAAAGAAATTGAAGCTTGTTTTAATGTATGTCCAAAGTGTGGTTTTCATATGAGAATTTCTCCTAAAAAAAGAATAGAAATATTAAGTGATGAAAATACCTTTGTTGAACATGATGTAAATTTACAAGCCATCGATCCGCTAAAATTTGTGGATAGTAAATCTTACAAAAAACGCTTAAGCGAGAGTTTTGAAAAAACTGGGCGCAATAGTGCTGTTATTAGCGGAGAATGCTTGATTAATGGACTTAAAATTCAACTTGTCGTATTTGATTTTTCTTTTATGGGTGGAAGTTTAGGGTCTGTTGAAGGTGAAAAAATCGTTCGTGCAGTCCAAAGAGCCATTACAGATAAAACGCCTCTTGTTATCATCAGTGCAAGCGGGGGTGCTAGAATGCAAGAAAGCACTTATTCTTTAATGCAAATGAGCAAAACAAGCGCTGCCTTAAAACTTTTAAGTAAAGAAAAACTTCCTTATATTAGCATTTTAACAGATCCTACCATGGGCGGGGTGAGTGCTTCTTTTGCTTGGCTTGGGGATTTAATCATCGCTGAACCAGGTGCCTTAGTGGGTTTTGCAGGCGCAAGGGTGATTAAACAAACCATAGGTGCAGATTTACCCGAAGGCTTTCAAAGAGCTGAATTTTTACTTGAACACGGTTTAATTGATGGTATTGTCGCAAGAAATAATCACAAGCAATATATCTATGATATGTTAAAATTATTTTCTAGGAATTAA
- the recO gene encoding recombination protein RecO codes for MQGFILHTQSVKDEDLIVYILSPKSVIKSYRFYGMRHSSILSGYKIDFELEESSRFLPRLKDVLHIGFEWILDREKMFFWQEFIRLFYWHLKDVEHLDGFYFELLEECIKRFKKQNPKRVIVDAYLKILEFEGRLHKDFICFACDEKIQGDITLLRAFLPAHEHCAFSYKFEQKKLIEFYTNKNSAIFDNDEIEKLYLIIKEGL; via the coding sequence ATGCAAGGCTTTATACTCCACACGCAAAGCGTAAAAGATGAAGATTTAATCGTGTATATTTTAAGTCCTAAGAGTGTGATTAAATCTTATAGATTTTATGGTATGAGGCATTCTAGTATTTTAAGTGGTTATAAGATTGACTTTGAGTTAGAGGAAAGTTCTAGATTTTTACCAAGATTAAAAGATGTATTGCATATAGGTTTTGAGTGGATTTTAGATAGAGAAAAAATGTTTTTTTGGCAAGAATTTATTAGACTTTTTTATTGGCATTTAAAAGATGTGGAGCATTTAGATGGTTTTTATTTTGAGCTTTTAGAAGAGTGTATAAAGCGTTTTAAAAAACAAAATCCAAAACGCGTGATTGTAGACGCTTACCTTAAAATTTTAGAATTTGAAGGAAGACTTCATAAAGATTTCATATGTTTTGCTTGCGATGAAAAAATTCAAGGCGATATCACACTTTTAAGGGCATTTTTACCCGCACATGAGCATTGTGCTTTTAGTTATAAATTTGAGCAAAAAAAATTAATAGAATTTTATACAAACAAAAATAGTGCGATTTTTGATAATGATGAGATAGAAAAACTTTATCTCATCATTAAAGAAGGTTTGTGA
- a CDS encoding DUF2726 domain-containing protein gives MIFFIIILFIIIFILLFINYNKEKTNQNLNKIILEQSQKEQERKLKNHFFLEQKRQEDEEIEYKKSQEYKLELIKNHNILASDKLMGLQEFMIYKELIFCEDIKNNFIVFPQISLKSFLKNEEESEVWKAYSNLIIDFLFVIKDFKNKTTKPFAVLEFNGGGHYGDKSDLDNVEKIKKNDEIKKQAIIKAGLLFFILEANDVCKENQYFIDEEKLKIKIHIFAKILKSNSEQISS, from the coding sequence ATGATATTTTTTATAATAATACTATTTATCATTATTTTTATTTTGCTTTTTATAAATTATAATAAAGAAAAAACAAATCAGAATTTAAACAAAATCATTTTAGAACAAAGTCAAAAAGAACAAGAAAGAAAACTTAAAAATCATTTTTTTTTAGAGCAAAAAAGACAAGAAGATGAAGAAATAGAATATAAAAAAAGCCAAGAATATAAGTTAGAATTAATTAAAAATCATAACATCTTGGCTAGTGATAAATTAATGGGCTTGCAAGAATTTATGATTTACAAAGAGTTGATTTTTTGTGAAGATATTAAGAATAATTTCATTGTTTTTCCGCAAATTTCACTCAAAAGTTTTTTAAAAAACGAAGAAGAAAGCGAAGTTTGGAAGGCTTATTCAAATTTAATAATTGATTTTTTGTTTGTGATTAAAGATTTTAAAAACAAAACAACCAAGCCTTTTGCGGTGTTAGAATTTAATGGTGGTGGGCATTATGGAGACAAGTCAGATCTTGATAATGTAGAAAAAATTAAAAAAAATGATGAGATTAAAAAACAAGCTATCATAAAAGCGGGACTTTTATTTTTTATTTTAGAGGCAAACGATGTCTGTAAGGAGAATCAATACTTTATTGATGAAGAAAAACTTAAAATCAAAATCCATATTTTTGCTAAAATTTTAAAATCAAATTCAGAGCAAATTTCAAGTTAA
- a CDS encoding aryl-sulfate sulfotransferase, with amino-acid sequence MKYFIICILLIPNLLLALGGASGTKTNWEIQGKIGTIKLNPYGLSPLTAIITNGGYELSDIKVSIVPKPNGQALDYSVSDQLAKTHGGIPIFGLYSSYTNTIKVSYTKKFAGKSEKINDEIYKITTAGIALEPSGIMAQTGIPFQSVKILKLEKEFKDRLYLVNNVPGKQLSKGSQSVWNNPIGGAMEWDENSNVFIIDTMGEIRWYFDHDKLMDWDNIYKRGIMMGFRQNEDGALTWGFGQRYVKYDVLGREIFNRKLPLNYIDFSHALDTMPNGHYLLRVASVNVLREDLKNVRSVRDVIIEIDENGNVVDEWRLFEILDPYRSTIIKVLDQGAVCLNIDPSQIGKTLSEADLVKMDTEDKFGDIAGVGVGRNWAHVNSIDYDPSDDSIIISSRHQSAIVKIGRDKKIKWILSAHKGWSDKFRPYLLKPINSQGKSIECKDDFSKCPGFFDAKGGFDFTWTQHTAWRIDSKSDKRYIYITAFDNGDARGAAQAIFADEKYSRAVVYKIDQKNKTVEQIWEYGKQRGKEWFSPVTSLSEYQKDKNSIFVYSATAGMNFDLKNGKSIGEARPEIDEFKWGAKEPSVQIQFFGTGMGYQAMPFDLNKAFK; translated from the coding sequence ATGAAATATTTTATTATTTGCATTTTGCTAATTCCTAATTTATTATTAGCTTTGGGTGGGGCAAGTGGAACCAAAACCAACTGGGAAATTCAAGGCAAAATTGGCACAATTAAGCTCAATCCCTACGGCTTGTCGCCACTGACTGCAATCATTACCAATGGCGGATATGAGTTAAGTGATATTAAAGTAAGCATAGTTCCAAAACCCAATGGACAAGCACTCGATTATAGCGTGAGTGATCAATTGGCCAAAACCCATGGCGGTATTCCTATTTTTGGTCTTTATTCTTCTTATACTAATACAATCAAAGTGAGTTATACAAAAAAATTTGCAGGAAAAAGCGAAAAAATAAATGATGAAATTTATAAAATCACAACTGCTGGTATTGCCCTTGAACCAAGCGGAATTATGGCTCAAACAGGTATTCCTTTTCAAAGCGTAAAGATTTTAAAGCTTGAAAAAGAATTTAAAGACAGGCTTTATCTAGTCAATAATGTCCCCGGAAAACAACTCTCCAAAGGTTCGCAAAGTGTTTGGAATAATCCAATCGGTGGTGCTATGGAATGGGATGAAAACTCCAATGTTTTTATCATAGATACAATGGGAGAAATTCGCTGGTATTTCGATCATGATAAATTAATGGATTGGGATAATATTTATAAACGCGGCATTATGATGGGTTTTAGGCAAAATGAAGATGGGGCACTGACTTGGGGATTTGGACAAAGATATGTGAAATATGATGTTTTAGGACGTGAAATTTTCAACCGCAAACTTCCTTTAAACTATATCGATTTTTCACATGCCCTAGATACCATGCCAAATGGGCACTACCTTTTGCGCGTTGCTTCGGTCAATGTTTTGCGTGAAGATCTTAAAAATGTTCGCAGTGTTAGAGATGTGATTATTGAAATTGATGAAAATGGCAATGTAGTGGATGAGTGGAGATTATTTGAAATTCTTGATCCTTATCGTAGCACTATTATCAAGGTTTTAGATCAGGGCGCAGTATGTCTTAATATAGATCCTAGTCAAATTGGCAAAACCCTTAGCGAAGCCGATTTAGTTAAAATGGATACAGAAGATAAATTTGGAGATATTGCAGGCGTTGGAGTTGGAAGAAACTGGGCTCATGTTAATAGTATTGATTATGATCCAAGCGATGATAGCATCATCATCTCAAGCCGCCATCAAAGTGCAATTGTAAAAATTGGACGCGATAAAAAAATCAAATGGATACTTTCAGCACACAAAGGCTGGAGCGATAAATTCAGACCCTATTTACTCAAACCTATAAATTCGCAAGGCAAAAGCATAGAATGCAAAGATGATTTTAGTAAATGTCCTGGTTTTTTTGATGCAAAAGGCGGTTTTGATTTTACTTGGACTCAACATACAGCTTGGAGAATAGACTCAAAATCAGATAAAAGATATATCTATATCACCGCTTTTGATAACGGAGATGCTAGAGGAGCAGCGCAGGCTATTTTTGCAGATGAAAAATACAGCCGTGCAGTGGTTTATAAAATCGATCAAAAAAATAAAACCGTAGAGCAAATTTGGGAATATGGCAAACAAAGAGGCAAAGAGTGGTTTTCTCCTGTGACTTCGCTAAGCGAATATCAAAAAGATAAAAATTCGATTTTTGTGTATTCAGCCACAGCAGGAATGAATTTTGATCTAAAAAATGGAAAAAGTATTGGTGAAGCTAGACCTGAGATTGATGAATTTAAATGGGGCGCAAAAGAACCTTCTGTACAAATTCAATTTTTTGGCACAGGTATGGGCTATCAAGCTATGCCTTTTGACTTAAATAAAGCTTTTAAATAA
- a CDS encoding tRNA-dihydrouridine synthase, with the protein MINFSEKPLFLAPMAGFSDLPFRNVVKKFGADVTISEMISSNALVYESSKTLHMLERAELESPYIVQIAGGDKEVLKKAVKMLNEMDFVDGIDFNCGCPVNKVVKQCAGSALLENLELFKSLVGVIKENNKKSLTSVKFRLGFNEKYPEKMAKICESLGVDFISIHGRTRKQLYSGKADYKSIASAKESVKIPVVANGDINAQNATEVYEITKCDGLMIGRASVGNPWIFYEIKSGKSVDENLKKQIILTHFDEMIKHYKEQGVSIFRKHLHEYSKGHKDASAFRDSVNRIDDAKEMRKKIEDFF; encoded by the coding sequence ATGATAAATTTTAGCGAAAAACCTTTATTTTTAGCACCTATGGCAGGTTTTTCTGACTTGCCTTTTCGCAATGTGGTAAAAAAATTTGGTGCAGATGTAACCATAAGCGAAATGATAAGTTCTAATGCTCTAGTTTATGAAAGTTCAAAAACTCTACATATGCTAGAAAGAGCCGAGCTTGAAAGTCCTTATATCGTCCAAATTGCAGGCGGTGACAAGGAAGTATTAAAAAAAGCAGTTAAAATGCTAAATGAGATGGATTTTGTTGATGGGATTGATTTTAACTGTGGTTGTCCTGTAAATAAAGTCGTTAAACAATGTGCTGGTAGCGCTTTACTAGAAAATTTAGAACTTTTTAAAAGTCTTGTAGGAGTGATTAAAGAAAATAACAAAAAAAGCCTTACAAGTGTTAAATTTCGCCTTGGATTTAATGAAAAATACCCTGAAAAAATGGCTAAAATTTGTGAAAGTTTGGGGGTAGATTTTATAAGCATTCATGGACGCACAAGAAAGCAGCTTTATAGTGGAAAAGCCGATTATAAATCCATTGCTAGTGCTAAAGAAAGCGTGAAAATTCCCGTTGTTGCAAATGGTGATATTAACGCACAAAATGCCACGGAAGTCTATGAAATCACAAAATGCGATGGACTGATGATAGGGCGTGCAAGCGTTGGAAATCCTTGGATATTTTATGAAATTAAAAGCGGTAAAAGCGTAGATGAGAATTTAAAAAAACAAATCATACTCACACATTTTGATGAAATGATTAAGCATTATAAAGAGCAAGGTGTAAGCATATTTCGCAAGCATTTGCACGAGTATTCTAAAGGCCACAAAGACGCTTCAGCCTTTAGAGATAGCGTGAATCGCATTGATGATGCCAAAGAAATGAGAAAAAAAATAGAAGATTTTTTTTAA
- the dksA gene encoding RNA polymerase-binding protein DksA, with product MEKSKLSFFKQILEDRKIAIYNHLNVNVEEIESLHNSEPSDNVDFSSINTSSQIEQTINSNLKLELSEIDIALAKIKDGEYGICESCNDDIHIERLKIKPHARYCINCRENFEKERKYEN from the coding sequence ATGGAAAAATCAAAACTTTCTTTTTTTAAGCAAATTTTAGAAGATAGAAAAATTGCTATTTATAATCACCTCAATGTCAATGTAGAAGAAATTGAATCTTTGCACAATAGCGAGCCTAGTGATAATGTAGATTTTTCATCTATCAATACAAGTTCTCAAATCGAACAAACCATCAACTCAAATTTAAAATTAGAATTAAGTGAAATTGATATCGCTCTTGCAAAAATTAAAGATGGAGAATATGGAATTTGCGAGTCGTGCAATGATGATATTCACATTGAAAGACTAAAGATTAAACCTCATGCAAGATACTGCATCAATTGCAGAGAAAATTTTGAAAAGGAAAGAAAATATGAGAATTAA
- the fabD gene encoding ACP S-malonyltransferase, translating into MNAAFIFPGQGSQSLGMGKDFYENSKGAKELLGNASDFCKIDFKNLLFTQNEDLNKSEFTQPAILLNSLMAYTALLEKKPDLKAKFALGHSLGEFSALAISGAFDFLESILLVNKRGLFMQEDCAKVEAGMMVILGLDDGKVEELCKKARDKNKQIFAANYNCDGQIVAAGLRADLTSFESEFKLAGAKRAMLLNMSVASHCPLLENASAKLCVELEKVLKTNFNPVISNANAKAYTSKEEALLLLKAQLISPVLYKQSIKAYEEEVDFFVEFGASVLKGLNKKITAKETYSLTNLNDIDEFLKVL; encoded by the coding sequence ATGAATGCCGCATTTATTTTTCCAGGTCAAGGCTCTCAAAGTCTTGGCATGGGTAAAGATTTTTATGAAAACTCTAAAGGCGCAAAAGAACTTTTAGGTAATGCAAGTGATTTTTGTAAAATTGATTTTAAAAATTTACTATTTACTCAAAATGAAGACTTAAATAAAAGCGAATTCACTCAACCTGCTATACTTTTAAATTCTCTTATGGCTTATACTGCTTTACTAGAAAAAAAACCTGATTTAAAAGCTAAATTTGCACTAGGACATTCTTTGGGTGAATTTTCAGCTTTGGCAATTAGTGGTGCGTTTGATTTTTTAGAAAGCATTTTGCTTGTGAATAAAAGAGGATTATTTATGCAAGAAGATTGCGCAAAAGTTGAAGCGGGTATGATGGTGATTTTGGGACTTGATGATGGCAAGGTAGAAGAGCTTTGTAAGAAAGCTAGAGATAAAAATAAGCAAATTTTTGCAGCCAATTATAATTGCGATGGACAAATTGTAGCAGCAGGCTTAAGGGCTGATTTGACAAGCTTTGAAAGTGAATTTAAATTAGCAGGCGCTAAAAGAGCTATGCTTTTAAATATGAGTGTTGCAAGCCATTGTCCGCTTTTAGAAAATGCTTCAGCTAAGCTTTGCGTAGAACTTGAAAAGGTATTAAAAACAAATTTTAATCCCGTAATTTCTAATGCAAATGCAAAGGCTTACACAAGCAAGGAAGAAGCGCTTTTATTGTTAAAAGCACAACTCATCTCTCCTGTGCTTTATAAACAGAGTATTAAAGCTTACGAAGAGGAAGTGGATTTTTTTGTGGAATTTGGTGCAAGTGTACTTAAGGGTTTAAATAAAAAAATCACCGCAAAAGAAACTTATTCTTTGACAAATTTAAATGATATTGATGAATTTTTAAAGGTTTTATAA